The DNA sequence AGCTTGCACAGAAAATTACGATTTAATAGGTATTGGTGAAATGGGAATTTGCAACACAACACCATCAACAGCCATAATGTGCGCCTTTTATGATCTAGAGCCTGAAGTAATTACAGGGATGGGCTGCGGTCTCGACGATTCTGGTATAAAAAGAAAAATAAATGTCATTAGTGATTCACTAAAAGTAAATTCGCCTCTAAATAAAAATTCCATTGAAATACTATCCAAATTAGGAGGTTTTGAAATAGGAGCTATGGCTGGTACTATTTTGGGTTGTGCTAAAAACAGACGACCTGTAGTCTTAGATGGATTTATCTCCTATGCAGCCTACATACTCGCATATCACTTAAATCCACTTGTAAAAGATTACGTCATCAGCTCTCATCTATCAGATGAACCAGCATCAAAAATGCTACTAGATAAACTAGGCTTATCTCCACTACTCAATCTAAATATGAAATTAGGCGAAGGATCTGGAGCTTCTATAGCCTTCAATATAATAGAACTAGCAAACCATACCTACAAAAATATGCTCACATTTGATGAATCAAATATGGAAAACACTCATCCATAAGGACAAGCCCTTGCAAGTATTTCTACTTGCAAGGGCTTGATTTAATTTGAAATAAAAAATGCAATCTCTAAAAATATAGTGATTGCATTTCCTTTATTCTTGACCTTTAGGCCCGCTCTCACTACCTTGTCAATTTAACAATAAGCTCTTCATACTGAGGATACTCATTCAAAAGATATTCTCTCTCAAACAACTCAAAATCCTCGAACTCAAATCCAGGAGAAACCATGCATCCGACAAGGGCATACCCTTCATTATTCATTGCAGATCCAAATATATAGTTTTTACGAACTAAAACTTGGGGCTTTTCTCCATTTTCAATATCCAATCCAAGCTTCTCCTCTTTAAGCTTTCCATCAGGAGAAATCATGTATATCGTCAGCGGCGAACCCGCTTGATAATACCACATTTCATCCGATTTAAGTCTGTGAAAATTTGAAACTTCTCCATCTTCCAATAAAAAATAAATACTTGACCACAACCTTCTAGAACCTTCAAAATTTACATCTAAATCATTGTCTGTGATATCTTGCTCTGAAACAAATGTTTCTTTATAAAATCCACCTTCGGGGTGAGAATTCATGTCCAATTTTTTGATAAAATAGTCTGCTGTATACAAATCTAGCTCTCCTTTTGATATTTATTTTCGTCATTAATCTACCATCCGCCTAATTTTAGATTTTCTAAAATTAGGCGGTTTTCAATATTTAGCTGGTTTAAAACTACTAATACCTTATCTTCTCAAATAAATCTTCCGAGTAATCCTTAATATCTGCTATATTTAGCATATTATACTTTTCATAAACCTGTCTAAAATATCTTTCAATAATATCTTTTAGAATAACTCTACTCGATGCCTCATCTTCGCCAATATCTATTCTAGTTTCCTTCCAAGGAGATTCTATATGAGTCATACTTTCGAGAATTTTGCCACTATAGCAACCAAAATTATTAATTACAGCATCAATAACTTCTCTCTCTACTTCTGACAAATCAAAACAATCAAATCTATTTTTATCATCTTCAATCGGATTATATCCATAGTCCTTGTACTTAAAGTAAATATCCCTATATACCGGACCATGAACCCATGCTTCACAATCTTCATCAAACATAAAAGTTCCGACAAAAACTTTATGAAAAGCCTGAGAAAAATAAAGTAATTTTTGTAAAGCTAATGGAGTTATTTCAACACTACGACTAATAATATAATTACAAGCACTTTCAATTCGAGTCTCTACTTTACAAATTCCTTTTTTGTTAATAATGTTATTTGTTGCTGCAAAACTCTTTTTGTAAGCAGCTTCGGTAATTTTATTTCTATTTTGTATCAGGAATTCAAGAAACACTTTTGGTGATTCCAGTATTCTCATTAATAAATCTGAATAAGTTTTAGATGGAATATCTC is a window from the Tissierellales bacterium genome containing:
- a CDS encoding DUF4065 domain-containing protein — protein: MKVFCEECREYENYRVEERKRTKEIRNKEITFNEKIAYCEECDSEIFVSELRDENLEAMDKAYRIVESLITVTQIKDLLEKYSIGKRPLSLLLGWGETTLTRFVNGDIPSKTYSDLLMRILESPKVFLEFLIQNRNKITEAAYKKSFAATNNIINKKGICKVETRIESACNYIISRSVEITPLALQKLLYFSQAFHKVFVGTFMFDEDCEAWVHGPVYRDIYFKYKDYGYNPIEDDKNRFDCFDLSEVEREVIDAVINNFGCYSGKILESMTHIESPWKETRIDIGEDEASSRVILKDIIERYFRQVYEKYNMLNIADIKDYSEDLFEKIRY
- a CDS encoding cupin domain-containing protein translates to MYTADYFIKKLDMNSHPEGGFYKETFVSEQDITDNDLDVNFEGSRRLWSSIYFLLEDGEVSNFHRLKSDEMWYYQAGSPLTIYMISPDGKLKEEKLGLDIENGEKPQVLVRKNYIFGSAMNNEGYALVGCMVSPGFEFEDFELFEREYLLNEYPQYEELIVKLTR
- a CDS encoding nicotinate-nucleotide--dimethylbenzimidazole phosphoribosyltransferase; this encodes QFSNFVTGGNGVRTISSFTNSDVWAIDVGIDTDEIIDGCFDEKIRKGTSNLRIGPAMTRDEAIKSLEIGIKYANKACTENYDLIGIGEMGICNTTPSTAIMCAFYDLEPEVITGMGCGLDDSGIKRKINVISDSLKVNSPLNKNSIEILSKLGGFEIGAMAGTILGCAKNRRPVVLDGFISYAAYILAYHLNPLVKDYVISSHLSDEPASKMLLDKLGLSPLLNLNMKLGEGSGASIAFNIIELANHTYKNMLTFDESNMENTHP